A portion of the Marinitoga litoralis genome contains these proteins:
- the pdhA gene encoding pyruvate dehydrogenase (acetyl-transferring) E1 component subunit alpha: protein MEKNIKNYDSNLLKELLYKMLLIRRFEEKAAQAYGLKKIGGFLHLYIGEEAVAVGSISNLDMTKDYVAAAYRDHGHALAAGLDPNSLMAELYGKITGCSKGKGGSMHFFDYDKHFFGGNGIVGAQIPVATGIGLKIKYNEEDGVVLCYFGDGAIHQGSFHESLNLAKIWNLPVVYICENNHYGMGTDFRRVSAIDDFSIMAESYAMKGKQVNGMDVLEVYDATKEAIEVAKSGTPYLLEAKTYRFKGHSMSDPGKYRTKEELELYKQKDPIVSFKELLIENNVITEDDYIEMDKRCKKIAKDAAKFAEESPEPDLNELYTDLYV from the coding sequence ATGGAAAAAAATATAAAAAATTATGATTCTAATTTACTAAAAGAATTATTATATAAGATGTTATTAATTAGACGATTCGAAGAAAAAGCTGCACAAGCATATGGTTTGAAGAAAATAGGTGGTTTTTTACACTTATACATTGGTGAAGAAGCTGTTGCAGTAGGCTCTATTTCTAATTTAGATATGACAAAAGATTATGTTGCTGCAGCATATAGAGATCACGGCCACGCATTAGCTGCAGGATTAGATCCAAATTCATTAATGGCTGAATTATATGGAAAAATTACTGGGTGTTCAAAAGGTAAAGGTGGGTCAATGCACTTTTTTGATTATGACAAACATTTCTTTGGTGGAAATGGTATAGTTGGAGCTCAAATACCTGTAGCAACGGGAATAGGTTTAAAAATAAAATACAACGAAGAAGATGGTGTTGTATTATGTTATTTTGGTGATGGGGCAATTCACCAAGGATCATTTCATGAAAGTTTAAATTTAGCAAAAATATGGAATTTACCTGTTGTATATATATGCGAGAACAATCATTATGGTATGGGTACTGATTTTAGAAGAGTATCTGCAATTGATGATTTTTCTATAATGGCTGAATCATATGCAATGAAAGGAAAACAAGTAAATGGTATGGATGTTTTAGAAGTATATGATGCTACAAAAGAAGCTATTGAAGTAGCAAAGAGTGGAACTCCATATTTACTTGAAGCAAAAACATATAGATTTAAAGGGCATTCAATGAGTGATCCTGGAAAATATAGAACAAAAGAAGAATTAGAATTATACAAACAAAAAGATCCTATTGTAAGTTTTAAAGAATTACTAATAGAAAATAATGTTATTACAGAAGATGATTATATAGAAATGGATAAAAGATGTAAGAAAATCGCTAAGGATGCTGCTAAATTTGCAGAAGAAAGTCCAGAACCAGATCTTAATGAACTATATACAGATCTTTACGTTTAA
- a CDS encoding pyruvate dehydrogenase complex E1 component subunit beta: MSIITMREALRQAMDEEMARDKNVLLMGEEVAQYNGAYKVSQGLYDKYGEKRVIDTPITENGFAGVGIGAAMAGLRPIVEFMTFNFALQAFDQIVNNAAKMRYMSGGQFKVPIVFRGPNGPAEYLSSQHSQATQTFFAHVPGLKVVAPGTPYDAKGLLKAAIRDDNPVIFLESELMYSWEGEVPEEEYIIDIGKADVKKEGSDVTIISYSKPLRYVMESAEILEKEGINVEVVDLRSIRPLDEDTILNSVKKTNRCVIVDESWPFVSVASHVGWLISYKAFDYLDAPVELVTSEDVPMPYNHNLELAAQPSVDKIIKAVKKVMYI, from the coding sequence ATGTCAATTATAACTATGAGAGAAGCTTTAAGACAAGCTATGGATGAAGAGATGGCTAGAGATAAAAATGTATTATTAATGGGTGAAGAAGTAGCACAATATAATGGTGCATATAAGGTTAGTCAAGGGTTATATGATAAATATGGTGAAAAAAGAGTTATTGATACCCCTATTACAGAAAATGGTTTTGCAGGTGTTGGTATTGGGGCAGCTATGGCGGGATTGAGACCTATAGTTGAGTTTATGACTTTCAATTTTGCTCTACAAGCATTTGATCAAATTGTTAATAACGCTGCAAAAATGAGATATATGTCTGGAGGACAATTTAAGGTTCCTATAGTTTTTAGAGGACCAAATGGACCTGCTGAATATTTAAGTTCTCAACATTCTCAAGCAACTCAAACTTTTTTTGCTCATGTACCTGGATTAAAAGTAGTTGCTCCAGGAACTCCATATGATGCAAAAGGATTATTAAAAGCTGCTATAAGAGATGATAATCCTGTTATATTTTTAGAAAGTGAATTAATGTATTCATGGGAAGGAGAAGTACCTGAAGAAGAATATATTATTGACATAGGTAAAGCAGATGTAAAAAAAGAAGGTTCTGATGTTACTATTATTAGTTATTCAAAACCATTAAGATATGTAATGGAAAGTGCTGAAATACTAGAAAAAGAAGGTATTAATGTAGAAGTAGTCGATTTAAGAAGTATTAGACCTTTAGACGAAGACACAATACTTAATTCCGTAAAGAAAACAAATAGATGTGTAATTGTAGATGAATCATGGCCATTTGTTAGTGTTGCATCACATGTGGGATGGTTAATTTCATACAAAGCATTTGATTATTTAGATGCACCTGTTGAATTAGTTACTTCAGAGGATGTGCCTATGCCTTATAATCATAATTTAGAATTAGCTGCACAACCATCTGTTGACAAGATTATAAAAGCTGTTAAGAAAGTTATGTATATTTAG
- a CDS encoding dihydrolipoamide acetyltransferase family protein, whose protein sequence is MAEKLYMIALSPTMEKGTIVKWNIKENESFTEGDVLCEVETDKTTMDYEATDEGTILKILVPEGGKAAVGEPIAIFGEPGEDISDLLFEEKEETEFVEEKTQTEKQVETKNINISKDTSENNDLDRIKISPLARKIALMKNIDISKIKGTGPGGRIVKRDVENEPVQTTKEIKRDYVPIQVETRDEDIVIPLSDKRRIIGERLSQSKYTAPHFYLTVSVDMSNVLENRKLLNKKYNLSLNAFIIKIVANTLKKHRRINATLNNDSIIEFGRVDIALAVAQEDGLITPIVRNADKKGILQIDDELKTLIDKAKNNKLDPEEYTNATFTISNLGSFGIDEFTAIINPPGSAILAVGMIKETPVVENGEIVIKPIMKMTLSSDHRVIDGALAAAFMKDLKDTFENPILAIL, encoded by the coding sequence ATGGCTGAAAAATTATATATGATAGCCTTATCTCCTACAATGGAGAAGGGTACTATCGTTAAATGGAATATAAAAGAAAATGAATCCTTTACAGAAGGAGATGTGCTCTGTGAAGTTGAAACAGATAAAACCACTATGGATTACGAAGCTACTGATGAGGGGACAATATTAAAAATATTAGTTCCAGAAGGTGGTAAAGCTGCTGTTGGAGAACCAATTGCAATATTTGGAGAACCAGGAGAAGATATTTCCGATTTATTATTTGAAGAAAAGGAAGAAACTGAATTTGTTGAAGAAAAAACTCAAACAGAAAAACAAGTAGAAACAAAAAATATTAATATTTCTAAAGATACCTCAGAAAATAATGATTTAGATAGAATAAAAATTTCACCATTAGCAAGAAAAATTGCATTAATGAAAAATATAGATATTTCTAAAATAAAAGGAACAGGACCAGGTGGCAGAATAGTAAAAAGAGATGTGGAAAATGAGCCTGTACAAACAACAAAAGAAATCAAAAGAGATTATGTACCTATACAAGTTGAAACAAGAGATGAAGATATTGTTATTCCATTATCTGATAAAAGAAGAATTATTGGTGAAAGATTATCTCAATCAAAATATACAGCACCACATTTCTATTTAACTGTCAGTGTTGATATGAGTAATGTGTTAGAAAATAGAAAATTGCTAAATAAGAAATACAACCTATCATTAAATGCGTTTATTATAAAAATTGTTGCTAATACTTTGAAAAAGCATAGAAGAATTAATGCTACATTAAACAATGATTCTATAATTGAATTTGGAAGAGTAGATATTGCATTAGCAGTTGCACAAGAAGATGGTTTAATAACTCCTATTGTAAGAAATGCTGACAAAAAGGGTATTTTACAAATAGATGATGAATTAAAAACATTAATTGATAAAGCTAAAAATAACAAATTGGATCCAGAAGAATATACAAATGCTACATTTACTATTAGTAATTTAGGTTCATTTGGAATAGATGAATTTACTGCTATAATCAATCCTCCAGGATCAGCTATTTTAGCTGTAGGTATGATAAAAGAAACTCCAGTTGTAGAGAATGGAGAAATTGTTATTAAGCCTATAATGAAAATGACATTATCATCTGATCATAGGGTTATAGACGGTGCTTTAGCTGCCGCATTTATGAAAGACTTAAAAGATACATTTGAAAATCCAATATTAGCAATACTTTGA
- the lpdA gene encoding dihydrolipoyl dehydrogenase, whose protein sequence is MNYDLIVLGSGPGGYVAAIRASQLGLKTAIIEKEKVGGVCLNIGCIPSKALIHQAETFSRIKELEYMGIKIDKNEFNYKKVFEKSRKAADTLSKGVQFLLKKNKIELIQGFGQLISKNEIKVNDKVYTAKNILLATGSKPKSIPGFDIDEKQILSSNGALMLEKLPKSIAIIGSGVIGIEFSYIMNAFGVEVHIIEIMDRILPTEDLEIAEFLEKVYKKRNIKIYKSTKSKIIEKTENSIKLELNGKDIIEVEKVLVAVGRSPNTENIGLENVGIELENGFVKVGNYYKTNVENIYAIGDIVKTPQLAHVASKEGEIVVEHIAGLETEEFIDLNKIPSAIYSEPQIASFGLTEEKLKELNIEYNKFSFPYRGVGKSVAIEKSEGFVKILTDKATNEILGAHIVGAEATELIHEVLLAKNAELLPEDIAKMIHAHPTLSEGIMEAFRGIEGWAIHI, encoded by the coding sequence ATGAATTATGATTTAATTGTTTTAGGTTCAGGACCAGGTGGATATGTTGCTGCTATTAGAGCATCACAACTTGGGTTAAAAACTGCAATTATAGAAAAAGAAAAGGTTGGGGGTGTTTGTTTAAATATAGGATGTATACCCTCAAAAGCCTTAATACATCAAGCAGAAACTTTTTCTAGAATAAAAGAATTAGAATATATGGGTATAAAAATTGATAAGAACGAATTTAATTATAAGAAGGTATTTGAAAAATCAAGAAAAGCTGCTGACACATTATCAAAAGGTGTTCAATTCCTATTAAAGAAAAATAAAATCGAATTAATTCAAGGATTTGGACAATTAATAAGTAAAAATGAAATTAAAGTTAATGATAAAGTATATACAGCAAAAAATATATTATTAGCTACAGGATCAAAACCAAAATCCATTCCAGGATTTGATATTGATGAAAAACAAATTTTAAGTTCAAATGGCGCATTAATGTTAGAAAAATTGCCTAAATCAATAGCAATCATTGGTAGTGGGGTTATAGGAATTGAATTTAGTTATATAATGAATGCTTTTGGCGTTGAAGTTCATATTATAGAAATCATGGATAGAATATTACCTACTGAAGATTTAGAAATAGCAGAATTTCTTGAGAAAGTATATAAAAAAAGAAATATAAAAATATATAAATCTACTAAATCAAAGATTATCGAAAAAACAGAAAATTCAATTAAATTAGAATTAAACGGAAAGGATATAATTGAGGTAGAAAAAGTATTAGTTGCTGTAGGAAGAAGTCCTAATACAGAAAACATAGGGTTAGAAAATGTTGGCATAGAATTAGAAAATGGCTTTGTTAAAGTAGGAAATTATTATAAGACTAATGTGGAAAATATTTATGCTATTGGAGATATTGTAAAAACTCCTCAACTAGCTCACGTAGCTTCAAAAGAAGGAGAAATTGTTGTAGAACATATTGCCGGATTAGAAACAGAAGAATTTATCGATTTAAATAAAATTCCTTCTGCTATTTATTCAGAACCACAAATTGCAAGTTTTGGTTTAACAGAAGAAAAATTAAAAGAATTAAATATAGAATATAATAAGTTCTCATTCCCATATAGGGGTGTTGGTAAATCAGTTGCAATAGAAAAATCAGAAGGTTTTGTAAAAATACTAACTGATAAGGCAACAAATGAAATTCTTGGAGCACATATTGTTGGTGCCGAAGCGACAGAATTAATACATGAAGTTTTACTTGCAAAAAATGCAGAATTATTACCTGAGGATATTGCAAAAATGATACATGCACACCCTACTCTATCTGAAGGTATTATGGAAGCATTTAGAGGTATTGAAGGCTGGGCAATCCATATTTAA
- a CDS encoding SLC13 family permease, whose amino-acid sequence MGGFTIKEFILKEKLLFFLLLLFISLLIVLKPHNILSHIEWNTIIFLSGLIMITKAMEESNYFFVLSEILVNKFHYKRNLTLFMIFISIIFSMFLTNDITLFIVIPFTMKLKKVLKDDYLKTIFLEIIAVNVGSELTPIGNPQNVFIWQKYNVPFTEFSFNLFPLFIFQFILLLLFSFLIIKNEKINIYLEKEEYEHMNFYISIILLILFIISAKNNFSLIALIIIFSYYLFFDYKVIKKADWNLILTFILFFINFGIISEINIINNIITHIILTNNISLLTTSIFLSQAISNVPATIFISNFTNN is encoded by the coding sequence TTGGGAGGTTTTACTATTAAAGAATTTATTTTAAAAGAAAAACTATTATTTTTTCTACTTTTATTATTCATAAGTTTATTAATTGTTTTAAAACCTCATAATATTTTATCTCACATAGAATGGAATACTATTATCTTTTTAAGCGGTCTTATAATGATCACAAAAGCTATGGAAGAAAGTAATTATTTTTTTGTTTTATCAGAAATATTGGTAAACAAATTTCATTATAAAAGAAATCTAACGTTATTTATGATATTTATTTCAATAATTTTTTCAATGTTTTTGACAAATGATATTACATTGTTTATTGTTATTCCTTTTACAATGAAATTAAAAAAAGTATTAAAAGATGATTATTTAAAAACTATTTTCTTAGAGATAATTGCTGTTAATGTTGGTTCAGAATTAACTCCAATTGGAAATCCTCAAAATGTATTTATTTGGCAAAAATATAATGTGCCATTTACAGAATTTAGTTTTAATTTATTTCCATTATTTATTTTTCAATTTATACTTTTATTATTATTTTCATTTTTAATAATTAAAAATGAAAAAATAAATATCTATTTAGAAAAAGAAGAATATGAACATATGAATTTCTATATATCAATAATATTATTAATTTTATTCATAATTTCTGCAAAAAATAATTTTTCATTAATTGCTTTAATAATAATATTTAGTTATTATTTATTCTTTGATTATAAAGTGATTAAAAAAGCTGATTGGAATTTAATTTTAACTTTTATACTATTCTTTATTAATTTTGGAATAATTTCTGAAATAAACATAATAAATAATATCATAACTCATATTATTTTAACTAATAATATTTCATTATTAACTACTAGTATTTTTTTATCTCAAGCTATAAGTAATGTTCCTGCAACTATTTTTATTTCTAACTTTACAAATAACTGA
- the cysK gene encoding cysteine synthase A yields the protein MFDKGIGGTPIITLSKIIEPGKIFVKLEKNNISGSVKDRAAYFMIRRAEIEGKLGKDNNIIVEPTSGNTGIALAAIGRYKGYRVILTMPESMSVERRKILEKYGAELILTPADKGMKGSIEKALEIVNEKNAFMPNQFENPANVLAHELTTGPEILKQMDYNLDIFVAGVGTGGTISGVGKVLRRFFNNNIRIVAVEPSSSPVISGGNPGKHKIQGIGAGFIPKNLDLSILDEVITIDDDEAFEMVDILSKKEGLFVGVSAAANIVAAKKLAEKYPDKKIVTVAPDFGDKYLSLF from the coding sequence ATGTTTGATAAGGGAATTGGTGGAACTCCAATAATTACATTATCAAAAATAATTGAACCAGGAAAAATTTTTGTAAAACTTGAAAAGAATAATATTAGTGGTAGTGTAAAAGACAGAGCAGCATATTTTATGATTAGAAGAGCAGAAATTGAAGGAAAACTAGGTAAAGATAATAATATTATTGTGGAGCCCACAAGTGGAAATACTGGTATAGCATTGGCTGCTATAGGAAGATATAAGGGGTATAGAGTTATTTTAACAATGCCGGAAAGTATGAGTGTTGAAAGAAGAAAAATATTAGAAAAATATGGCGCAGAATTAATATTAACACCTGCTGATAAAGGGATGAAAGGATCTATTGAAAAGGCATTAGAAATAGTAAATGAAAAAAATGCATTTATGCCTAATCAATTTGAAAACCCAGCAAATGTTTTAGCACATGAATTGACTACAGGACCTGAAATACTAAAACAAATGGATTATAATTTAGATATTTTCGTAGCAGGAGTAGGAACTGGAGGAACAATAAGTGGCGTTGGAAAAGTATTAAGAAGATTTTTTAATAATAACATTAGAATTGTTGCAGTTGAACCATCATCTTCTCCTGTTATATCTGGCGGTAATCCTGGAAAACATAAAATACAAGGCATTGGAGCAGGATTTATTCCTAAGAATTTAGATCTTTCAATATTAGATGAAGTAATAACAATAGATGATGATGAAGCATTTGAAATGGTTGATATATTATCAAAAAAAGAAGGATTATTCGTTGGTGTATCAGCTGCAGCAAATATAGTTGCAGCCAAAAAATTAGCAGAAAAATATCCTGATAAGAAAATCGTTACTGTTGCACCAGATTTTGGAGATAAATATTTAAGTTTATTTTAA
- a CDS encoding FGGY family carbohydrate kinase produces the protein MKYYLAIDEGTSSTRTLLFDENFKLIDYVQKEITMYYPQPGWVEQDAEELYQKTEETMIEVLEKNNVPWNEIIGIGITNQRETVVAWDKDTGKPLYNAIVWQCRRTANILNRFPVSFWTDVRRKTGLVKDPYFSGSKILWLIENVDEVKNAYNNGTLKVGTIESWLAFKLSGKHVSDVSNASRTQLMNIHTLDWDEDILKTIGIKKEILPEIVNTAIENGIETKFGPKIYGMIGDQQSALFGQRAFEVGDAKCTYGTGAFVLMNSGTTPPKPHPGLLTSVGWKINEEAIYSLEGSIFTVGAFFKWLKDIKMIDEYEDLENYSRNINNGGVYIVPALSGLGSPYWDSDARGLIIGLTRATKKENIIRAALESVAFSVREVIDSMQEAVWTKIKKMNVDGGATKNRLLMEIQSDLINAEIFVPEFQEITALGAAFMAAIGSKNISINDIKNLHFSGIKIMPNNSDKIEKEYYIWKEAVLRSKGWIKSTNISY, from the coding sequence ATGAAATATTATTTAGCAATTGATGAAGGAACTAGCAGTACAAGAACACTTTTATTTGATGAAAATTTTAAATTAATTGATTATGTTCAAAAAGAAATTACAATGTATTATCCTCAACCTGGATGGGTTGAACAAGATGCCGAAGAATTATATCAAAAAACTGAAGAAACAATGATAGAAGTATTAGAAAAAAATAATGTTCCCTGGAATGAAATTATTGGAATTGGAATTACTAATCAAAGAGAAACCGTTGTTGCTTGGGATAAAGACACTGGAAAACCATTATATAATGCTATTGTATGGCAATGTAGAAGAACAGCAAATATTTTAAATAGATTTCCTGTAAGTTTTTGGACAGATGTAAGAAGAAAAACTGGGCTTGTTAAAGATCCATATTTTTCTGGTTCTAAAATATTATGGTTAATTGAAAATGTTGATGAAGTAAAAAATGCATATAACAATGGCACTTTAAAGGTTGGGACAATAGAATCATGGTTAGCATTTAAATTATCTGGAAAACATGTGTCTGATGTATCCAATGCATCAAGAACTCAATTAATGAATATACATACACTAGATTGGGATGAAGATATATTAAAAACAATTGGTATAAAAAAAGAGATATTACCAGAAATTGTAAACACCGCTATTGAAAATGGTATAGAAACTAAATTTGGCCCTAAAATATATGGTATGATTGGTGATCAACAATCTGCACTTTTTGGACAAAGAGCATTTGAAGTAGGAGACGCTAAATGCACATATGGTACTGGTGCTTTTGTATTAATGAATTCTGGCACTACTCCTCCAAAACCTCATCCTGGATTATTAACCTCTGTTGGATGGAAAATAAATGAAGAAGCTATATATTCTTTAGAAGGAAGTATATTTACTGTAGGAGCTTTCTTTAAATGGTTAAAAGATATTAAAATGATAGATGAATATGAAGATTTAGAAAATTATTCAAGAAATATAAATAATGGTGGCGTATATATAGTACCTGCTTTGAGTGGTTTAGGTTCTCCATATTGGGATTCAGATGCTAGAGGATTAATAATTGGTTTAACAAGAGCTACTAAAAAAGAAAATATTATTAGAGCAGCTTTAGAATCTGTAGCATTTAGCGTTAGAGAAGTTATTGATTCAATGCAAGAAGCTGTTTGGACAAAAATAAAAAAGATGAATGTTGATGGTGGAGCTACAAAAAATAGATTATTAATGGAAATTCAAAGTGATTTAATTAATGCAGAAATATTTGTTCCTGAATTCCAAGAAATTACAGCATTAGGTGCAGCATTTATGGCTGCTATTGGTTCAAAAAATATTTCTATTAATGACATAAAAAATTTGCATTTTTCAGGTATAAAGATAATGCCAAACAATTCAGATAAAATAGAAAAAGAATATTATATTTGGAAGGAGGCCGTTTTAAGATCAAAAGGCTGGATAAAATCAACGAACATAAGCTACTAG
- the tsaE gene encoding tRNA (adenosine(37)-N6)-threonylcarbamoyltransferase complex ATPase subunit type 1 TsaE — translation MEGGRFKIKRLDKINEHKLLEIAKNISEYAFPGMNILLYGDLGTGKTTFTKGFIRNLLKDESLSVTSPTFALVRVYDNDFKIYHADLYRLSDPEEIPYVGLFEDSTGIYLIEWPERLEYYIPEEYLEIRLYYNNEDMTKRDIEIEAMGEKYKHIEEALL, via the coding sequence TTGGAAGGAGGCCGTTTTAAGATCAAAAGGCTGGATAAAATCAACGAACATAAGCTACTAGAAATAGCAAAAAATATATCTGAATATGCTTTCCCTGGAATGAATATATTATTATATGGTGATTTAGGTACTGGTAAGACAACTTTCACTAAAGGATTTATTAGAAATCTTTTAAAAGACGAATCATTATCAGTTACATCACCAACTTTTGCTTTAGTGAGAGTATATGATAATGATTTTAAGATATATCATGCTGATCTATATAGATTATCTGATCCTGAAGAAATTCCATATGTAGGATTATTTGAAGATTCTACGGGAATTTATTTAATCGAGTGGCCAGAAAGGTTAGAATATTACATTCCTGAAGAATATTTAGAGATAAGATTGTATTATAATAATGAAGATATGACAAAAAGAGATATAGAAATTGAAGCTATGGGTGAAAAATATAAACATATAGAGGAGGCATTATTATGA
- the ychF gene encoding redox-regulated ATPase YchF produces MKIGILGLPLTGKTTIFSLLTNKPYDSSYKQDAEERVANVMDERLEKLTAMYNPKKTVHATLNFIDIPSYNTSADRKEKNRILQMIQTVDAIILVIRAFKNSSVPLPEGNELPIDQLDTLKTEMIIRDLEVVENRLSRLIEQNKKKKPTKEEERQVKILEEIKPVLEEGKFASKIELSEEDKKLISSLALFTLKPIIVVVNIDDEQLLDGNYPGKNELIKTCEEENFAYIEICGKTEADLIELDPEEKEEFMKELGIERSGIERLSKVVYDHLGLITFFTVGEDEVRAWTINKGITMKKAAGKIHSDLEKGFVKAEVMHYDDLIRLGSEEEVKKAGLWRLAGKEEIVKDGDILTIRANA; encoded by the coding sequence ATGAAAATAGGTATTTTAGGATTACCTTTGACAGGAAAAACAACAATTTTTTCTCTTTTAACAAATAAACCATATGATAGTAGTTATAAGCAAGATGCTGAAGAAAGGGTAGCAAATGTTATGGATGAAAGACTTGAAAAATTAACCGCTATGTATAATCCTAAGAAAACAGTTCATGCTACATTAAATTTTATTGATATTCCTAGTTATAATACTTCAGCAGATAGAAAAGAAAAAAATAGAATATTACAAATGATTCAAACAGTAGATGCTATAATTTTAGTAATTAGGGCGTTTAAAAACTCTTCTGTTCCATTACCAGAAGGTAATGAATTACCTATTGATCAATTAGACACTTTAAAAACAGAAATGATTATTAGAGACTTAGAAGTAGTTGAAAACAGATTATCCAGATTAATTGAACAAAATAAAAAGAAAAAACCTACAAAAGAAGAAGAAAGACAAGTTAAAATATTAGAAGAAATAAAACCTGTTTTGGAAGAAGGAAAGTTTGCTTCTAAAATTGAATTAAGTGAAGAAGATAAAAAATTAATTAGCTCATTAGCATTATTTACACTAAAACCAATTATCGTTGTTGTAAACATAGATGATGAACAATTATTAGATGGCAATTATCCTGGAAAAAATGAATTAATAAAAACATGTGAAGAAGAAAATTTTGCATATATTGAAATATGTGGCAAAACAGAAGCTGATTTAATTGAATTAGACCCTGAAGAAAAAGAAGAATTCATGAAAGAGCTGGGTATTGAAAGATCAGGTATTGAAAGATTATCTAAAGTTGTATATGACCATTTAGGTTTAATAACATTCTTTACAGTTGGCGAAGACGAAGTTAGAGCTTGGACTATCAACAAAGGAATAACTATGAAAAAAGCTGCTGGAAAAATTCATTCTGATTTAGAAAAAGGATTTGTAAAGGCTGAAGTTATGCACTATGATGATTTAATCAGATTAGGCAGTGAAGAGGAAGTTAAAAAAGCTGGATTATGGAGATTGGCAGGAAAAGAAGAAATTGTTAAAGATGGGGATATATTAACAATACGTGCAAATGCATAG
- the queA gene encoding tRNA preQ1(34) S-adenosylmethionine ribosyltransferase-isomerase QueA: MRKPLYEVKDFDYNLPEEYIAQKPVEPRDSSRLMVLNRKVKSIEHKIFRDIIEYLYPGDLLIVNNTKVIPARLYGQKTTGANVEVLLLEKTHKENTWKALVKPGSKLKTGAEIKFSDNLFAKILQHNEDGSRMIKFFSNTDVWEEIERIGNMPLPPYIKNYNGPKERYQTTYAKVQGAVAAPTAGLHFTNELIENIKNKGIEFAEVTLHVGLGTFRPVKVDNIEEHDMHEEYYEVPEETVKKIKEYKNNNGRIISVGTTVVRTLETIANLPEQNSYMGSTNIFIYPPYEFKLIDALITNFHLPKSTLLMLVSAFGGHDFIMNAYNTAVKEKYRFFSFGDSMFIY; this comes from the coding sequence ATGAGAAAACCATTATATGAAGTAAAAGATTTTGATTATAATTTACCTGAAGAATATATTGCTCAAAAACCAGTTGAACCAAGAGACTCATCTAGATTAATGGTTTTAAACAGAAAAGTAAAAAGTATAGAACATAAAATTTTTAGAGATATTATTGAATATTTATATCCTGGTGACTTATTAATTGTTAATAATACTAAAGTAATACCAGCAAGATTATATGGACAAAAAACTACAGGAGCAAATGTTGAAGTATTACTATTGGAAAAAACTCATAAAGAAAACACATGGAAAGCTCTTGTTAAGCCGGGATCAAAATTAAAAACTGGTGCAGAAATTAAATTTTCTGATAATTTATTTGCTAAAATATTACAACATAATGAAGATGGTTCTAGAATGATAAAATTCTTTTCAAATACTGATGTTTGGGAAGAAATAGAAAGAATAGGTAATATGCCTTTACCTCCATACATTAAAAATTATAATGGTCCTAAAGAACGTTATCAGACTACTTATGCAAAAGTACAAGGTGCTGTAGCAGCACCAACTGCAGGACTTCATTTTACAAATGAATTAATAGAAAATATAAAAAACAAAGGAATTGAATTCGCTGAAGTTACTCTTCATGTTGGTTTAGGTACATTTAGGCCTGTTAAGGTTGATAATATTGAAGAACATGATATGCATGAAGAGTACTATGAAGTGCCAGAAGAAACAGTAAAGAAAATTAAAGAGTACAAGAATAATAATGGGAGAATTATCAGTGTAGGAACTACTGTTGTTAGAACATTAGAAACAATAGCTAATTTACCAGAACAAAATTCATATATGGGTTCTACAAATATTTTTATTTATCCACCATATGAATTTAAATTAATTGATGCATTAATAACTAACTTCCATTTACCTAAATCAACATTATTAATGCTAGTCTCTGCTTTTGGGGGACATGATTTCATAATGAATGCATATAATACAGCTGTAAAAGAAAAATATAGATTCTTTTCTTTTGGGGATTCAATGTTTATTTACTAA